A segment of the Candidatus Pelagisphaera phototrophica genome:
AACAACTGATTTTTCCGAAGTTGCCAGTGCCTACGTGCGGGCCCGCGGCGGGGATCGTCTTTGCTCTTTTGGTGATACTCTCGCGGTCAGTGATGTAGTTGATGTCAGTCTAGCTCAGTTCCTCAAAACGGAAGTCTCCGACCTTATTATCGCGCCCGGATACAAGCCAGAGGCTTTGGAAATCCTGAAAGGAAAGAAGAAGGGTGGTTTCGTCTTACTTGAGATTGACTACGACTTCATGCCGGAAGGGATTGAATCGCGTGAACTATTTGGAATCGGCCTCAATCAGACCCGAAACAGCCGCCTCATCAGCAAGGCCGATCTGCAAAATGTCGTTTCGGAGAACAAGACAATCTGCGAGGAGACCATAGAAACGCTGCTCGTAGCCGCCATATCCCTCAAATACACCCAGTCCAATTCCATCAGTGTGGCCTACGATGGTCAGATCGTTGGCATTGGTGCGGGTCAACAATCCCGAATTCACTGTACAAGACTCGCGTGCGACAAGGCCGACAAGTGGTTTCTGCAGCGCCATCCCAAAGTGCGCGGGCTCGATTTCAAAGATGGAATCAAGAAGGTGGATAAGACCAATCTCATCGACCAGTACCTTCTGTGGGACTCACTCAGCTCTCGCGAAGAGGAGATGATGCTCCAGAATTTCAATACAAAGCCGGAACCCATTTCCCGCGAAGAACGGATTGAGTGGAATCGTCAATACAGGGACATTT
Coding sequences within it:
- a CDS encoding phosphoribosylaminoimidazolecarboxamide formyltransferase; the protein is MISLRYGANPHQTEASIELPDPSPLKILNGAPGFINMLDALTSWQLVRELKEATGKVSAASYKHVSPAGAAIAKPIDEAFKESQFLKTTDFSEVASAYVRARGGDRLCSFGDTLAVSDVVDVSLAQFLKTEVSDLIIAPGYKPEALEILKGKKKGGFVLLEIDYDFMPEGIESRELFGIGLNQTRNSRLISKADLQNVVSENKTICEETIETLLVAAISLKYTQSNSISVAYDGQIVGIGAGQQSRIHCTRLACDKADKWFLQRHPKVRGLDFKDGIKKVDKTNLIDQYLLWDSLSSREEEMMLQNFNTKPEPISREERIEWNRQYRDICLGSDAFIPFRDNIDRASRSNIQHTVETGGSLRTPYIVEACNEYDMTLTHTGIRSFLH